From the genome of Canis lupus baileyi chromosome 4, mCanLup2.hap1, whole genome shotgun sequence:
gtatCGCAATGCAATTTGAATATCTCCTTAATTTGGTCCAAGCATCAATATTAGTAATTTTGAGTTTtgtgtgctttcttttcttttatcatttaacAAAAGTGTGAATGAGGTATGAAATGACTTTGAAAAGGTGAGGATAAGGAGCTAGGGTCCTGGCTATGGTAAAATTAGATAAACACTCCAATGTACTGGTTATGGGCCTTAATGAGGATCATTGCAAAACAGCTGGCAATGATTGGCCTTACATTTTTTTCACGACAGTGGCAAGCTAGCAAGAGGTTTGAGCATTTTACAAAGTGTGAATAAAACTGTGTTCATGTAGATGAAGCTCTTGTTCCTCCTATCTTCTCTTTCTGAAGGTGCACTCACAGAGTGCTATGATGAACTGGGCAACAGATACCAGCTTCCAGTCTACTGCTTGGCACCACCAATCAACATGATAGAGGAAAAGAGCGACATAGAGACTCTGGATATTCCTGAGCCACCACCCAATTCTGGATATGAATGTCAGCTCCGTTTGCGCCTTTCCACAGGCAAAGACCTCAAACTTGTGGTCCGCAGCACAGACACAGTATACCACATGAAGAGGAGGCTACATGCAGCAGAAGGAGTGGAACCGAGTAGCCAGCGATGGTTCTTTTCTGGCAGACCTCTCACCGACAAAATGAAGTTGGAAGAGCTGAAGATCCCAAAGGACTATGTTGTACAAGTTATCATGAGCCAGCCTTTGCAAAACCCAACACCAGTTGAGAACTGATTGGTCCTATTGGCTGGTCCCAAGATCCCTCCCACTCCTTTTTATTGTTATCGTTGTCATTTCCTACTCTATGGCgtgaaatttattttcactgcTCTGAATTCCGTATGAATGGATTTAGTTCTGAGGAATTACCAGTGAAAAATTCCATCTGTGATGGAGaccaacaaaaataattaataaaacacaAAGAGCCAGCCTTTGAGACTCATGTAATTACAGTTTCTAATTTGAAAGGCAGTTAAAAAATAGataaccatttattttaaaa
Proteins encoded in this window:
- the UBTD2 gene encoding ubiquitin domain-containing protein 2 isoform X2 translates to MIFNRLWVALGRNQPLKKEKPKWKSDYPMTDGQLRSKRDEFWDTAPAFEGRKEIWDALKAAAHAFESNDHELAQAIIDGANITLPHGALTECYDELGNRYQLPVYCLAPPINMIEEKSDIETLDIPEPPPNSGYECQLRLRLSTGKDLKLVVRSTDTVYHMKRRLHAAEGVEPSSQRWFFSGRPLTDKMKLEELKIPKDYVVQVIMSQPLQNPTPVEN
- the UBTD2 gene encoding ubiquitin domain-containing protein 2 isoform X1, whose translation is MGGCVGAQHDSSGSLNENSEGTGVALGRNQPLKKEKPKWKSDYPMTDGQLRSKRDEFWDTAPAFEGRKEIWDALKAAAHAFESNDHELAQAIIDGANITLPHGALTECYDELGNRYQLPVYCLAPPINMIEEKSDIETLDIPEPPPNSGYECQLRLRLSTGKDLKLVVRSTDTVYHMKRRLHAAEGVEPSSQRWFFSGRPLTDKMKLEELKIPKDYVVQVIMSQPLQNPTPVEN
- the UBTD2 gene encoding ubiquitin domain-containing protein 2 isoform X3 is translated as MTDGQLRSKRDEFWDTAPAFEGRKEIWDALKAAAHAFESNDHELAQAIIDGANITLPHGALTECYDELGNRYQLPVYCLAPPINMIEEKSDIETLDIPEPPPNSGYECQLRLRLSTGKDLKLVVRSTDTVYHMKRRLHAAEGVEPSSQRWFFSGRPLTDKMKLEELKIPKDYVVQVIMSQPLQNPTPVEN